The following coding sequences are from one Granulicella sp. L56 window:
- a CDS encoding ThuA domain-containing protein: MTPPPPHAKQIHLKHVLVIGQTKGFEHDSVSDAMAAIYKMGHDSGLWDTTMRTDTELLTKKDLGRNTKNLNYFDVLIFASTTGELDMDASQKQDMMSFIKEDGKGFVGIHAALDTNYTWPEYGEMIGGWFDQHPWFTFNAPIINEDPSFPAVRHFPAAFVKYDEIYQPKAWSRDKVNVLLSLDSSKLDYSNNPRIHRADHDFPVAWSKMYGKGRVFYSTLGHTEESWDDPDIQKMYFEAIKWALGMTDGSTASHPRPAPQH; encoded by the coding sequence TTGACGCCTCCCCCTCCTCACGCAAAGCAGATTCACCTGAAGCATGTTCTGGTCATCGGCCAAACCAAGGGTTTTGAGCACGATTCCGTCTCCGATGCGATGGCTGCCATCTACAAGATGGGGCATGACAGCGGTTTGTGGGACACCACGATGCGAACGGACACCGAACTGCTGACTAAGAAAGACCTCGGTAGAAATACGAAGAACCTTAATTATTTCGACGTCTTGATCTTCGCCAGCACGACTGGCGAACTGGATATGGACGCGAGCCAGAAACAGGACATGATGTCCTTCATTAAAGAGGATGGAAAGGGCTTTGTCGGCATCCATGCAGCACTGGACACAAACTACACCTGGCCTGAATACGGGGAGATGATCGGCGGCTGGTTCGATCAGCATCCGTGGTTTACGTTCAATGCGCCCATCATCAATGAGGATCCTTCTTTCCCTGCGGTGCGCCACTTTCCGGCTGCGTTCGTGAAATATGACGAGATCTACCAACCCAAGGCTTGGTCGCGCGACAAGGTAAACGTTCTTCTTAGCCTCGATTCTTCGAAGTTGGACTACTCGAACAATCCTCGTATTCACAGGGCAGACCATGATTTCCCGGTTGCCTGGTCAAAGATGTACGGGAAGGGAAGGGTCTTCTATTCGACCCTGGGGCACACCGAAGAGTCTTGGGACGATCCTGACATTCAGAAGATGTATTTTGAAGCAATCAAGTGGGC